AACAGTTCTGCAAATGATGGTAGTGCGATTTATTTCACAAAACAGGCAGATATTACGGCTGCTTCGTCTATTCTGTTCCTTAACAATAAGGTTACTTTAGCACAAACTCCAGCTGCCCAAGGCTCCCAAGGACAAGCTCAAGTCAAAAATTTAGGTGCTGCAATTTATGGAGCGCCAGCTAGCGATGATGCTATACTTAATCTTACAGCTTTAAGCGGTAGCATCACGTTTAAAAACAACCAGTGCTTACCTACAGGGACAGATACTGCTACCTCCTTCTGTAGTATAACAGGAAAAGTTAAACTCACTCTAAACGCTGCAGAAAATCAATTTATCAATTTCTATGATGCCGTAAACATCACCACGTCTAAAACTAGTGATTATAACACTCTAGATATCAATAAAACACCGACACAAGCAACGCCTCTAAACTACACAGGAACTGTACTATTCTCTGGAGAATTTCATGAGCATAAGTCCTTCATTCCTCAAAAGACTGTTTTACATAACGGAACGTTAGTTTTAGGTAAAAATGCAGAATTAAATGTTATCTCCTTTGATCAGAAACCTGGATCTTTACTCGTTATGGGACCAGGTGCGGTATTATCTACTCAGAAGCCAACAACAGGAGGAGCTGCGACCTCTGGAGGTATAGCAATTAATAATCTTACTATTGATTTTAGTGAGATTGTTTCGGAAAACGGAGTAGCCACCCCACCTGCTTTGAAATTAGGGGTTGATCCTGCGCGAGCAGCAGGGCCTAGAGGTCATAGAAGTGAGAAAAACTCAACTCCACAAGCTAATAAAGCTGCACCTGATGTAGCTCAGGAAAAAATCTACCTAACAGGTACACTAACCCTTATCGATCCTTCTGGGGCCTTTTACCAAAACCCCTACTTAGGCGAAGATCGTGAAATTGAGTTATTAAAACTCCCTACGGAATCTAACAAAGTAAATATTTCTGACCTAACTTTAGCAGGAGATACCAAACCTCAAAAAGGTTATATTGGCACCTGGACACTAGGTACAGCAGATCAAAATGGGAAACTACAAGCTAGCTGGAAATTTGAAGAATATCGTCGATGGATCTATATCCCTCGTGATAATTACTTCTACGTTAACTCTATTCTAGGTTCTCAAAACTCCTTGATTGCTGTAAAGCAAGGCATCGTCAACAATATGCTTAACAACGCACGTTTTGATGATGCTGCTTACAATAACCTTTGGTTATGCGGAATAGGATCATTCTTACAGAAAGAACAAGGAGAAGAAGCTAGATCCTTCTCTTATCATAGTCGTGGCTATTCACTTGCTATAGATGCTAAACCGCGTCCTGAATTTATTTTAGGAGCTTCGTTTAGCCAAGTCTTTGGACATGCCAAATCAGAAAAAACTGTTGAGAATTACAAGCATAAAGGCTCTGATCACTCCTTCCAAGGAACTTTATACGCCGGTAGAGCTTTCTATTTACCTCATAGACTAACGAAAGCCCCACGCCCTATACTTCTTCAGGGTGTGATGACTTATGGTTATATGAAGCACGATACAACCACCTACTACCCATCCATTCAAGAGCGCAATCTTGGCAATTGGGAAGATCTTGGCTGGCTGTTTGATGTTCGTATGATTATTGATTTAAAAGAGCCTTCAAACAACTCCACAACAAGATTCTCCTTCTACTCAGAAGCAGAATATACAGGAGTACGTCAAAAACAATTTACAGAACTTGACTACGACCCTAGGACATTCGACTCTTTTGCTTATAGAAATCTTGCAACTCCTTTAGGTTTTATTTTCGAAGGAGCTTTGATACAATACGACATTCTAATGTACAACAAGCTCTCTCTTGCTTATGTACCCGTTATCTATAGAAATAAACCGCAATGTACCTACAGAGTTGACTCCACAGGACAAACCGGTGAAGTTTCTGGTGTAATTCCTACAAGGAATGCAGGAAGAATAGAGTATAGCTCGCAAATATATCTAGGTCCATATTGGACACTCTATGGCACCTATACCGTAGATGCTGGGATGTCTTCATTGGTACAAATGGCCAACTGCGGCGCACGTATGATCTTTTAAAAGTAGAAGCTAAGAAATTCATATACTTGATAATTTGTTTTGTAATTGTAGAACCTACACGGGTTCTCAATTACAAAACCAAAGACGGAACAAAAACACGTTCCAAAGAATATAATCTAGATATCTCTATTGCTCATAATAACGACGCATTCTATCAAAGTCTGCAGCATACAACTCATCCAGAAGATAAGCCTTAAACAATCCTGGACCTTCACAGCGTTCACGAGCAAGCATTCCACAAAGAGTAAAATATTCTACGCCTAATCGTGTAGCTTCAAAAGAATCATCTATCACCGATCTAAATGCAGCAAGCACCCCAGTTAGAGAACAACCCATCCCCGTAACGCGAGACATTAATGGATCTCCGAGCTCTATAGTTGCACTACGATTCCCATCAGTGATAAAGTCTATAGCACCGGTAACAGCAATAGCACAACCACATAAACATTCGTTAGCTAAAGCGATTGCCATATCTTTAGCATCATGAGTAGTGTTAACAGAATCCACACCACGTGTTTTCGTAGGGACATCTCCAAAAGAGAGAATTTCACTAGCATTTCCCCGAACAATCGTAGCATGTGCAAGCAAATGATGAGAAACTTCTGTCCTAATTTTTGTAGCTCCTGAACCTGCAGGATCGAAAATCACAGGCTTATTTTGTCTTAAAGCAATATCTACCGCTCTGTAAGATCTCTGAATAAATAGATGATCAAGAGTTCCAATATTAAGATAAACAACCGAACTTAATCCTATTAATTCTTCTAACTCTAAATCGGATACACTCATAATAGGTGAAGCCCCGATAGCTAGAAAGCAATTTGCAAGAAAATCCATAGAAACGTAATTCGTAATATTCAAAACTACGGGTTTTTCCTTTTTTAAGCGTTGTAATGCTTCATTCATTCGTTCTAACATCTAAGTCCCCTATCAACAATTTCTCTTAGTGTTTTTGTTACTAAACTCGCATTTTGAGCAGAGTGAAATACTCCAATAGCAGCAATACCTGCAGCGCCAGCTTCCACTACTTCAGCGGCATTACTTTCATCGATGCCACCAATAGCAATTATAGGGTGTTCACATAGAGAAACAGCCTGTTCCAAACCAGAAAATCCCCAAAGATTAGTGGCGTCGGGTTTATTCTGAGTAGCAAACATCGCGCTTAATCCCAAATAATCAATCGGTAAAGTATTGGCATTGAGAAGCTGATCAAGAGTATTTACGTTCCACCCTATAATTTTATCAGGGCCTAGAAGCTCTCTGGCCTCTATAACATCTCCATCTGTCTGCCCTAGATGAACACCTGACGCATCCAAATCCAAACATACAGATACACTATCACTGATAATTAAAGGGATTTCCAAAGGATCTAGGATCGACTTTAATGCTTCTCCAAAACTTAAAATCTCCCTATGTGAAAGCTCTTTTTCACGAAGTTGAACAGCAGTCACCCCAGATTGTACGCACTCGGATACAAAATCAAGATATCCCTCTATTGGAGAGTTCTGTCTATTGGTGATTAGAATGAGTTTGAAAAAGTCTTCTTCCAAAGGTTTCCTCCCTACATATGCACACGTTTACGCAAGAGAGAAGAGGTTAAAATATCCCTAAAGAAAAACCCTTAAGAACAGAAATGAACGCAACTCCCTTCGCAAGTATTAACTCGAGCAGGTTCTAAGAACTTTTTTCATCTAAACAGCAAAGATTCACACGTTTAGAGGTTCTAGAGAATTAAAAAATCAAGACAGGTTAAAGCAAATATCCTTGATATACAAGAATAAAAAATACAAAAGGATATTTCTCAACTTTTATTTTCAATTAATAGATTGATGGGATGAGGAAGAATAGATTGCTAGAAATTGACGGAGAGAGAGGGATTCGAACCCTCGGTACGCGTTAACGCACACACGCTTTCCAAGCGTGCTCCTTAAGCCACTCGGACACCTCTCCACTAGCCAAATAAGGATATTCTTTCGAAAAACTTGAACTGAAGATATCCCAATACATCCATTTTTATCAAGATTCGTCTGAATACAAAGGATTTTTAAAAAATCTACAAAGCTATTTTGAATTCACTCTTTATTAAAATTGTGGGTCAATAGGATAATAGCTAAATTCATCAATCTATTTAGATCATGCGTAGAATATTCATCCTTATTTTGTTCCTTTTCTGGTGCTCACATACTTTTGGAGACTCTAAAACAGAACAAAAACATGTCCTTGTTAGTATAGTCCCTTATAAATTTCTAGTTGAGCAGATAGCAGAGGGGACTTGCGAGGTATGCTCTATAGTTACTAATAACTATGATCCTCATACCTATGAGTTGTCTCCCCGACACATGGAAAAATTTCTTCGTGCGCAACTTTGGTTCCGTATGGGAGAAAACTTTGAAAAGTCTTGTGAGAAAAATGTTTCTTGTCCCCAAGTAGACCTCAATAAAAATATTCAAGTAATTCCTGGATATACAGGATGCGCTCATCATTTTCATAGTTTTGATACTCATACCTGGTTAAGTCCCAAAAATTTGAAAATACAAGTAGCTACTATCGTAGAGGCCCTATGCTTGTATTTCCCAGAACACACTGCATTATATCAAAGTAATGGAGAAAAATTACTTAAGACTCTTGAAACCCTAGACGTAGAAATTCAAGAAATCACAGCCTCCGCTAAGCAGCGTCATATTTTAGTCGCGCATGGAGCTTTTGGCTATTTCTGTAGAGATTACAATTTTTCCCAACATGTTGTGGAAAAAAGTAATCATGCTGATCCCTCCCCAAAAGATGTTGTCCGTGCTGCTCAAAGTATTCGTGAACACGGGATTTCATCTATGATTTTACTCCGTCATGCAGGCAAACGCAGTAGTGCTATGCTCGCTGAACGCTTCCATATGGATACGGTAAACTTAGATCCCTATGAAGAAAACGTTATAAATAATCTGAAAACTATAGCAACAACTCTTGCTAATTTATGACAGTACAAATACTCGTTAAAGATCTTTCCTTCCGCTATGGACCAAAAAGCTCTTGGATCATCAATAATGTGTCTTTCATGATTCATGAAGGAGATTTTGTCGGTATTATAGGACCTAATGGTGGTGGGAAAACAACTTTAGCTATGCTCATGTTAGGTTTATTAAAACCTACTTTAGGAACTCTAGAAACATTTTCTACATGTAGAAAAGAATCGGAATTAACTATTGGATGGGTTCCACAACACTTCTCTTACGATTTTTCCTTCCCTATTTCTGTAAAAGAAGTTGTTCTATCAGGAAGGCTTTCTTTTCTCCGCTGGCATGGGAAATACTCTAAATATGATCATGAATCTGCTGAGCAAGCTTTAGAGACCGTAGATCTTTTGCATCATAAGGATACCTGCTTTTCCCATCTATCTGGAGGACAGATACAGAGAGTACTACTCGCTAGAGCCCTGGCATCTCATCCTAAACTACTCATCCTTGATGAACCCACAGCAAATATCGATCCTGAAAATCAACAACGCATCCTACAGATTCTCACAGAACTTAATGCCCAGTGTACGATTCTTATGATCACACATGATTTGCATCATACAACTAGTCACTTCAATAAAGTATTTTATATGAGCAGAACTCTAACAACATTGACCAATACACCAACAATATCTCAAGAGTTTTGCTGCGATTCTTTCGAAAAAAAGGCTGATCTATGATTTCTTTTTTTGATCATATCCTTCCCGCGCTACTCTTCCCGTCTCTACTTGCAGCCCTAGGAGCATCTATTGCTGGGGGAGTTGTGGGAACATACATCGTAGTGAAACGTATTGTTTCTATTAGTGGAAGTATCTCCCATTCTATTTTAGGAGGAATTGGTCTTACCTTATGGATTCAATATCGACTGAATCTTGAATTTTCTCCTATGTACGGGGCTATAGTTGGAGCAATAATCCTAGCAATCTGTATTGGAAAAATTCATCTCAAGTATCAAGAAAGAGAGGATGCCCTCATTGCTATGATTTGGTCCGTAGGCATGGCAATCGGAATTATCTTTATCTCCCAACTCCCTGCTTTTAATTCAGAGCTAGTGAATTTTCTTTTCGGAAATATTCTTTGGGTAACTACTCATGATCTCTATAGCTTAGGGATACTAGACGTTGTTGTTCTCACAACCGTAGCGCTCTGTCATACGAGATTCCTTGCACTATGTTTCGATGAAAAATACATGATGCTCAGTCGCTACTCTGTACAAACGTGGTATTTCCTTTTACTAATTTTAACGGCAATTACCATTGTTATGCTGATTTACATCATGGGTGTTATCTTAATGCTAAGCATGCTTGTTTTGCCTATATCGATCGCTTGTAGGTTTTCCTATAGAATGGTCAACATTATGATTGTTTCCGTTCTCTTAAACATTCTATGCTCATTTTCCGGAATTGTCCTTGCCTATGCCCTAGATTTTCCTGCAGGACCAACGATCGCTATTTTGATGGGTATTGCTTATACAGTAAGTCTATTTGTAAAAAGACTATTCAGTAGATCCACACCTTCCCCGGTAAGTCCAGATAACATCACAAATTTTTCAGAGGGAAAGAGTCTCTGAAAATTCTCTAGGCATTCCTGTCTTTCATCAGGAAGAAGATCATCGATTTTATTTAAAGCGATGATCCTGCCTTTATCAGCAAGATCTTCTTTATAATGTAAAAGTTCGTCCATGAGAATACGTAGATCTTCTTCGGGAGAGGATCTCTCGCATCCACAAATATCAATAACAAATAATAACAATCTAGTGCGTTCAATATGCCTTAGAAAATCTAATCCCAAACCACGATTTTGATGAGCACCTTCTATGATTCCGGGAATATCTGCGATAATCCATGGTTTCTGGTACAATCTCTCCTGACAGGGAACCAACCCTAATACAGGCTGAAGTGTAGTAAATGGATATGCCCCCACTTTAACTTCTGTTTTAGCAAGAGTATTAAATAACGTGGATTTACCAGCATTTGGGAAGCCTACAAGACCAATATCTGCTATGAGTTTTAACTCTAGCTCGACTTGCCGTACTTCTCCAGGTTTTCCTGGAGTAGCTTTTGTAGGAGCACGATTGGTAGATGTCTTAAAGAAAGTATTTCCTTTCCCACCTTTGCCTCCACGACAAATAACTAAACGTTCTCCGTCTTTGGCAAAATCATAAAGAATCTCTCGAGTCTCTACATCACGTAATAACGTTCCTTCAGGAACTACCAAAACCAAATCTTTTCCGTTTCTCCCAGAACGATTATTAGTTGCTCCAGATTGTCCATCTTCAGCCTTTAAAAAGCGTATATTCCTATAGGATTCAAAAGAGTATACATGTGTAGCTGATTCGATAACAATAGATCCACCAACACCGCCGTTACCACCATAAGGGCCACCTTTCGGTAGATACTTTTCCTTTCTCCAAGCTACGACACCGTTACCGCCTTTACCAGCACGTAACTCTATAGTAATTTGATCTAAAAACATTGTATACTTATCCCTAAATCGCAAACGCTGCTAAAACAGAAAAGCCCCGTTTTATGCGTGAGCAAAAAACAGAGCTTCCTAGATAATTGGTTTTTGAAGAGTCTTTTAAGACTTATTCTGGAAGAACAGAAATATATGTACGATCTGTCTTCTTAGTGACAACAATACCATCTATTAAAGCAAATAAAGTATCGTCACGACCTCTACCCACGTTTTGAGAAGGATGCCACTTAGTGCCTCTTTGTCTTACAAGAATACTTCCTGTGGAAACTCTTTGTCCTGCGCCCACTTTCATGCCGAGACGCTTTGACTCTGAATCGCGACCGTTACGGCTTGCTCCCTGACCTTTCTTATGTGCCATTTCAAAATCCTTTAGTTATCCACCAGTCGATTACATCACTAGATTACTAATTTTTACTCTAAGGTAATTCTGACGGTGACCAGTCTTACGATGATAATTTTTACGTCTTTTGTATTTATAGGCCGTTACTTTTTCTCCACGAACTCGAGAAAGCAACTGACCTTTTACTACAGCATTCTTTACCGTAGGAGTCCCTAAAGAAACTTTAGATCCATCAAAAGTAAACAACACTTGATCGAAAACAACTTCTTGTCCCTCGGAAACGCCGTCTAACAATTCGACGTCAATTACATCCCCTTCAGTAACCTGATATTGCTTGCTTCCGGTCTGAATTATCGCGTAAGACTTCATTAATTCTTTCCTTATGATTCTTTATTCTGTGCTTAGGACTCAATAGATTTGCCAAATACTTTAGCAAACCCTGAAATTATAAAAAAATACAAAGTCCTTGATTTTAGTTTTCCAAGAAAAACTAGACACGTTGAACGTTAACCGAGTATGGCCGGAGCCGGGGTCGAACCGACGACACAAGGATCTTCAATCCTCTGCTCTACCAACTGAGCTATCCAGCCATTTCAGTAGGTTATCATAGGGAAATATTCGCTTTAAAGCAATGATATTTCTAAGAACATAAACTCTAATCAAAGAGTTTACGAAAAAATCAGACCGGAAGATGCATGACTGCGATCTTGAGGATATTCAGGAAGAATTTGCTCTCTTCTATTTCTAGAAAAAATAATTTTAAAAAATAAACAAAGAATTTTTAGCACTAAGGTAACAATCCCTAGACCACAAAATTCCATTAATCCGGTGACTGTATAAACAAGTATTTTTCTTTTACTTTCGCCGCGTAGATTGACAGACCATACGCTGAATAACTTGATTAACCCAATGATTGAACCAATCACAGGAATCACTGCTAAAGCTGAATTTTTCAAAGCCGTAGGA
This DNA window, taken from Chlamydia sp. 04-14, encodes the following:
- a CDS encoding metal ABC transporter permease, which produces MISFFDHILPALLFPSLLAALGASIAGGVVGTYIVVKRIVSISGSISHSILGGIGLTLWIQYRLNLEFSPMYGAIVGAIILAICIGKIHLKYQEREDALIAMIWSVGMAIGIIFISQLPAFNSELVNFLFGNILWVTTHDLYSLGILDVVVLTTVALCHTRFLALCFDEKYMMLSRYSVQTWYFLLLILTAITIVMLIYIMGVILMLSMLVLPISIACRFSYRMVNIMIVSVLLNILCSFSGIVLAYALDFPAGPTIAILMGIAYTVSLFVKRLFSRSTPSPVSPDNITNFSEGKSL
- a CDS encoding metal ABC transporter ATP-binding protein produces the protein MTVQILVKDLSFRYGPKSSWIINNVSFMIHEGDFVGIIGPNGGGKTTLAMLMLGLLKPTLGTLETFSTCRKESELTIGWVPQHFSYDFSFPISVKEVVLSGRLSFLRWHGKYSKYDHESAEQALETVDLLHHKDTCFSHLSGGQIQRVLLARALASHPKLLILDEPTANIDPENQQRILQILTELNAQCTILMITHDLHHTTSHFNKVFYMSRTLTTLTNTPTISQEFCCDSFEKKADL
- the obgE gene encoding GTPase ObgE, translating into MFLDQITIELRAGKGGNGVVAWRKEKYLPKGGPYGGNGGVGGSIVIESATHVYSFESYRNIRFLKAEDGQSGATNNRSGRNGKDLVLVVPEGTLLRDVETREILYDFAKDGERLVICRGGKGGKGNTFFKTSTNRAPTKATPGKPGEVRQVELELKLIADIGLVGFPNAGKSTLFNTLAKTEVKVGAYPFTTLQPVLGLVPCQERLYQKPWIIADIPGIIEGAHQNRGLGLDFLRHIERTRLLLFVIDICGCERSSPEEDLRILMDELLHYKEDLADKGRIIALNKIDDLLPDERQECLENFQRLFPSEKFVMLSGLTGEGVDLLNSLFTNRLTV
- the thiM gene encoding hydroxyethylthiazole kinase: MLERMNEALQRLKKEKPVVLNITNYVSMDFLANCFLAIGASPIMSVSDLELEELIGLSSVVYLNIGTLDHLFIQRSYRAVDIALRQNKPVIFDPAGSGATKIRTEVSHHLLAHATIVRGNASEILSFGDVPTKTRGVDSVNTTHDAKDMAIALANECLCGCAIAVTGAIDFITDGNRSATIELGDPLMSRVTGMGCSLTGVLAAFRSVIDDSFEATRLGVEYFTLCGMLARERCEGPGLFKAYLLDELYAADFDRMRRYYEQ
- the rpmA gene encoding 50S ribosomal protein L27 — translated: MAHKKGQGASRNGRDSESKRLGMKVGAGQRVSTGSILVRQRGTKWHPSQNVGRGRDDTLFALIDGIVVTKKTDRTYISVLPE
- the rplU gene encoding 50S ribosomal protein L21, with protein sequence MKSYAIIQTGSKQYQVTEGDVIDVELLDGVSEGQEVVFDQVLFTFDGSKVSLGTPTVKNAVVKGQLLSRVRGEKVTAYKYKRRKNYHRKTGHRQNYLRVKISNLVM
- a CDS encoding metal ABC transporter solute-binding protein, Zn/Mn family, producing the protein MRRIFILILFLFWCSHTFGDSKTEQKHVLVSIVPYKFLVEQIAEGTCEVCSIVTNNYDPHTYELSPRHMEKFLRAQLWFRMGENFEKSCEKNVSCPQVDLNKNIQVIPGYTGCAHHFHSFDTHTWLSPKNLKIQVATIVEALCLYFPEHTALYQSNGEKLLKTLETLDVEIQEITASAKQRHILVAHGAFGYFCRDYNFSQHVVEKSNHADPSPKDVVRAAQSIREHGISSMILLRHAGKRSSAMLAERFHMDTVNLDPYEENVINNLKTIATTLANL
- the thiE gene encoding thiamine phosphate synthase, whose product is MEEDFFKLILITNRQNSPIEGYLDFVSECVQSGVTAVQLREKELSHREILSFGEALKSILDPLEIPLIISDSVSVCLDLDASGVHLGQTDGDVIEARELLGPDKIIGWNVNTLDQLLNANTLPIDYLGLSAMFATQNKPDATNLWGFSGLEQAVSLCEHPIIAIGGIDESNAAEVVEAGAAGIAAIGVFHSAQNASLVTKTLREIVDRGLRC